TATACCGTGGACAGAGAGATATCAAGAGTAGAGGGAGTTGGGATCACTGTTCAGACAATCATCTTTACTAAGGCGCTGTTTTTTGCTCTAGCCAAGACTGTTGGGTGAGGTCGCAAAAGTGAATCTTcacgttttatttttttttttgtcggacAGTGACAAGTATAGCAACTGCCTTATATTTCTTGTAAACAATGGAGTCCGCTCAACACGGAGCTTCTTAGGTCTTGTAAGTACAGATGTACCTCATGTCCATGTGTAATGGGTTGCGTCTTGGAAATGTCCATGCTTGTGCTTCTTATAGCATAAATACATCTCTGAAGAATACAACGCTAAGGTCATGTTGCTACAGGCTTGCTACAACATGAAGAACCAAGACGCTCGAGTTCCAGCAACAACTAATTTAATACGCTGGCACGAAGGTGCGCATGAAGCTTTGTGACTGTGCTTGCCCGGTGCATTATCTTTGTCGTGCGGCGGCGGCGCTACAGGGCTTCCCCTCCAGTGGCACTGAAAGGCCGTCCGACCAAAAGGCGTGACGTTGAGGCTTTGTGCGGAATGACGATGGCAGAGGGGGGTCGGTGACAAGGGAAACTGGCAGGGGATCATTGTCGACGAATGCCggcttaagcctgtcgatgCTAAGGGTGTCTTTACGCCAGGACGTGTCCAGGACGATCCATTATGGTAGGCTCCACAAGCGAGCCTTGCTTGACTACGGAATAGTCAATAGGCAAATAGAGAAAAGtgctttagtattagcagtaagtgaaacgcgtattctgaacgtggccgtacagatgaaaggaataaacttcatccgcTATACTTATATCATTTAAGGTCTTTGTGCCAAGTAAAGTTTGGTGAACATCGGTGATATGTTCCAACCCAAAaatttgatgaccaaggaaataaatgctggaATTATCTTGTACTTAATCCCCTgaggattcacctggcaatatgaataggaacagtTTTCTGACGGAGGGGTCAGGCTAATGACAAGCAATCCTATTGGGACCATCCTATTGTACAGGCGGATAAATGACCCAGTGAcctccagtgagctgaaaatctggcaCAGAGTAGCAAAGTACTGTAATTTGAGGACTACAAGCCTCTATGGAACAGAAGGTGTCAGGCACGACACTTTCAGAGTGCAATATTAAATCATCCTATTCAGTAGAAGGTAAAATTTTTATTGTCCGCAATCCATACATCCTCATCTGTGAAGTGCAAACGTAACGGCGCCGAGCAGGACAAAAAATTTAGCAGAAACACTTGCAgctccagaaggtaattgcagGGTAGATGATGTGGTCTCAGCCACCAAAGCTGGGTTCGGCATTGAACCATTAACAGTTAAGGCTCCGCGATACATTCCGAGCTCTCTGGCTTCAAGTTTCAGGTTTCCCAATGGAAGGCACATACTACCCTTCTCCATTGTGTCGTTAGCGCATGCGCACAACGAATTGACGCAAACAGCTCCAACAGCATGGCAATCAGCGTCACCTTTGCATGGAGTCCCCAGCAAGTTCTGGGCTGCCGTGAGCTTGTCACAAGTCTTGCCGTCGAGCGATCGTACAAACCCTAAGCTGCAGTCGCAGGTGAGCCGATCCGTGCAGACAGAATTTGGCTGCGCGAAGACGCACTGCTCGCTGTAATGACAAGGCCAACCCAGGTTGGATGCAGCGCGGCAGGTCAAGTGCTTGGACTTGAGCGTAACAGGCTGGGAAGGCTTGCAGACACAGCGACCTTCAGAACAGAGTGCGCCTCTTGCTTCACACTGGGCATTAGATGTGCAGGTATCCTCTATGATAGATCCCAGAGCAATCGTTGCCTTGGTCACCTGCGAGTCCACAAGAGCGGTGCATTCGAAGATGAACTTTCCGTTTTCAGAGGGTAATCGTTCCAGCTGGTCTATGACGATCTTGGACACCTTGACTGGGATGTCATTCTTCACAGTCGTGGTTGTTGAGCGGTCAATGTAATTTTCGAGTGGGCGTCCATTAACAGTCCAGGTAATGGAGGCGTACTCGCGAAAGCCTACAGTGCAGAGGAGTTCCATAGGACCGGAGTCCGCTTCTGGTTCTTCCGCTGCTATGTAGGCTCGAGCGTATTCTACCTTAAGACCAGGCAAGGACTCCAAGCGGTTGCTGTCAATATGTCCCGGCTCTAAATGCGAAACGTCCAAGTGACCAGGTTGCGCTGCCGCCGCTTGTAGCCCTGCGCCTTGCAGCCCCTGCAATCCTGCTTGGGAGCCAGTTGCTTCAGATCTTTGCGTTTCCGGATGACGTCTCACATCCAAAGCAGTCAAGTCGCCGACGTTGTCCTCCATCAGCTTCTCCATCCTGCGAGACTTGTGTTCCTTCAGTCCCTTGTGATGTCTCATCCTCAACTTCCTGCGGTGCAACTTGCCGGTGAGTTCAGGAtccatctccagtgggtgtttGGGGCCCTCATCGACAGGATGTCCGGAGGCAGGCGGCGCGTCAAGGATACTTCCGAACGATGGATTTCGTTCAAAGAAATTGCTGTGCGAGGGGACAGCGGGTACCTTGAGGGCATCGCCATGGCTTAACGCGGACGCGTTCGATGTCTGTGCCGCGACGACTCCGTT
This portion of the Ornithodoros turicata isolate Travis chromosome 3, ASM3712646v1, whole genome shotgun sequence genome encodes:
- the LOC135389803 gene encoding uncharacterized protein LOC135389803, yielding MAMRRCAILAAVLTLVAGKGFDFPGVQDRLKGNHLPYETQHRPEAYPVYRRPVVPSRQLIGLATQSNGTGFENRLLATNHLNGVVAAQTSNASALSHGDALKVPAVPSHSNFFERNPSFGSILDAPPASGHPVDEGPKHPLEMDPELTGKLHRRKLRMRHHKGLKEHKSRRMEKLMEDNVGDLTALDVRRHPETQRSEATGSQAGLQGLQGAGLQAAAAQPGHLDVSHLEPGHIDSNRLESLPGLKVEYARAYIAAEEPEADSGPMELLCTVGFREYASITWTVNGRPLENYIDRSTTTTVKNDIPVKVSKIVIDQLERLPSENGKFIFECTALVDSQVTKATIALGSIIEDTCTSNAQCEARGALCSEGRCVCKPSQPVTLKSKHLTCRAASNLGWPCHYSEQCVFAQPNSVCTDRLTCDCSLGFVRSLDGKTCDKLTAAQNLLGTPCKGDADCHAVGAVCVNSLCACANDTMEKGSMCLPLGNLKLEARELGMYRGALTVNGSMPNPALVAETTSSTLQLPSGAASVSAKFFVLLGAVTFALHR